The Thamnophis elegans isolate rThaEle1 chromosome Z, rThaEle1.pri, whole genome shotgun sequence genome contains a region encoding:
- the RPL18 gene encoding 60S ribosomal protein L18: MGIDIRHNKDRKVRRKEPKSQDIYLRLLVKLYRFLARRTNAKFNKVILKRLFMSRTNRPPLSVSRLIRKMKLQGRENKTAVVVGTVTDDVRIQEIPKLKICALRVTQGARRRILKSGGQIMTFDQLAMAAPKGQGTVLLSGPRKARQVYRHFGKAPGTPHSHTKPYVRSKGRKFERARGRRASRGYKN, from the exons ATG GGAATTGATATTCGCCACAACAAGGACCGTAAGGTTCGGCGTAAGGAGCCCAAGAGTCAGGATATTTATCTTCGTCTCTTAGTCAAG CTCTACAGATTCCTGGCTCGCCGAACCAATGCCAAATTCAACAAGGTGATACTGAAACGGCTATTCATGAGCCGCACAAACCGGCCTCCATTGTCCGTGTCTCGCTTG ATCCGTAAAATGAAGCTCCAAGGGCGGGAAAACAAAACTGCTGTTGTGGTGGGAACAGTGACTGATGATGTTCGCATCCAGGAAATTCCCAAACTGAAG aTTTGTGCCCTCAGAGTCACACAGGGAGCCCGCCGACGCATCCTGAAATCTGGAGGCCAGATTATGACTTTTGACCAGTTAGCCATGGCTGCCCCTAAGGGCCAGGGGACTGTTTTACTTTCTG GACCCAGAAAGGCCCGCCAAGTTTATCGGCATTTTGGCAAGGCTCCTGGCACCCCCCACAGCCACACTAA gcCATATGTCCGATCCAAGGGGCGAAAATTTGAACGAGCTCGAGGTCGTCGTGCCAGTCGAGGCTACAAAAACTAG